Sequence from the Methanobacteriales archaeon HGW-Methanobacteriales-1 genome:
AACATTCCAGAATTTTCCATCTCTTTCTTCAACAAAAAGGACTACATGGCCATTTAAAGGACATAATCTAACTAATTTATCCTCTTTATTATAAATAGTCCCCTCAGTGATCGGAATACCCTCCACCGTGTAAATAGCATCCACACCGTGATTTAACAGTTCTTCCACACTATAAGTGCCTCGAAGATCTTTAGCACCTAACCTCAAGAACCTACCATCGTCTCCAGCACCAGCCAGGCCCACACCAGCCACTGCACCAATAACCCCATCTTCAGTGCCACCCAATCCTTCTAAGGGCAAGTTGTGATTTCTGGCCAGCGCCCGGGCCCTTCCCTGGGTGAGTATAATGGCTTTAGCGTCCTGGCCAAATGCCACCAGAGCTGGTGTTAACTGGGTGTGGTGAGCGGCAAAAATTCCCGGGTCGCTGCCTTCTATAAAGTCGTCCATCATTTCTTTTTTTACTGATTCATAGAGTTCTTCCACGTGTTCTGGGCCTAAATCCACGTGCAGCACGGAACAACTATTGTGGGTGGTAAATGGAATATCTGTGTGTTTTAAAAGCTGGTGGCGAGTTACGGCACTCACTGGATATTTTTTAGAAAGTTCAGTTGCTATAGTTCGTGATAAGGTTCCAGTTCCCCTTGATTCAAGATTATCTGTATCGTCCATTCCAATATAAATCATGATTACAC
This genomic interval carries:
- a CDS encoding ABC transporter substrate-binding protein: MMIYIGMDDTDNLESRGTGTLSRTIATELSKKYPVSAVTRHQLLKHTDIPFTTHNSCSVLHVDLGPEHVEELYESVKKEMMDDFIEGSDPGIFAAHHTQLTPALVAFGQDAKAIILTQGRARALARNHNLPLEGLGGTEDGVIGAVAGVGLAGAGDDGRFLRLGAKDLRGTYSVEELLNHGVDAIYTVEGIPITEGTIYNKEDKLVRLCPLNGHVVLFVEERDGKFWNVSRG